Proteins from a genomic interval of Chanodichthys erythropterus isolate Z2021 chromosome 8, ASM2448905v1, whole genome shotgun sequence:
- the LOC137025005 gene encoding CD209 antigen-like protein C: protein MSYYGNINIPDTHGMDREDEEEMDIYANADPINSFEVRTKTENSKRHQTPQHTGIDSVKIRSSRAAAVCLVLLCVILLTAVIVLGVYIHTKSTNYTEEKNQLLNMITNIREERDQLLTKNTNLTEERDALSSNNSDLIKQRNQLNQEKNELLKMDGWVYYQSSFYFISSEWKSWAESRRYCTDRGADLIIINNKVEQDFIKKIFCTQVWIGLTDSDVEGSWKWVDGSRLTSGFWASEEPGGHRGENCALTRESGWADYPCNDKFQCICEKSI, encoded by the exons ATGTCTTATTACGGCAATATCAACATTCCCGATACACATGGGATGGACAGAGAAGATGAAGAAGAGATGGATATCTATGCTAATGCTGATCCTATAAACAGTTTTGAAGTCAGGACAAAAACAGAGAACTCCAAGAGACACCAAACCCCTCAACACACAG GAATTGATAGTGTGAAGATCAGAAGCTCCAGAGCAGCTGCAGTGTGTTTGGTGCTGCTGTGTGTTATTCTGCTGACTGCAGTCATAGTGCTGGGTGTCTACATCCATACAAAGAGCACAAACTACACAGAAGAGAAAAACCAGCTACTAAACATGATTACCAAcatcagagaagagagagaCCAGCTACTAACCAAAAATACCAACCTCACAGAAGAGAGAGATGCATTATCATCAAATAACAGTGACCTTATCAAACAAAGAAACCAATTAAATCAGGAGAAAAATGAACTGTTAAAAATGG ATGGATGGGTTTATTATCAATCCAGTTTTTACTTCATTTCCTCTGAATGGAAGAGCTGGGCTGAGAGCAGAAGATACTGTACAGACAGAGGAGCAGATCTGATCATCATAAACAACAAAGTGGAACAA GATTTTATTAAGAAAATCTTTTGTACTCAAGTCTGGATCGGTCTGACTGACAGTGATGTGGAGGGCAGCTGGAAATGGGTTGATGGCAGCAGACTGACCTCTGG GTTCTGGGCATCTGAAGAGCCTGGTGGACATAGAGGAGAGAACTGTGCTCTAACTCGTGAATCAGGATGGGCTGATTACCCATGCAATGATAAATTTCAATGTATCTGTGAGAAGAGCATTTAA